The Paraburkholderia sabiae nucleotide sequence CCCGGTACAAACAAAACCCTCCTCTCGATCGCGTGCTGCAGAAGGATTGACGAGTTTCCCGTCTCACATCGAGCCCAAACAAACATGCCGCCTTGAGGTCGATGATACGAAATCAGACCTTTTAGTGAACGACTCATTTCATCACACAGCACTTCACATTTCCGTTGATACGCTGCCGTAATTCGTGGAAGGTGGTTTTCGAGCGAACCTTGGGCAAGATATGCCGCGGCGATTGCTTGTGTCATCGGCGAACTACAAAGGTCGATAGTCTGCTTTGCTACGATACAACGCCGCACGATTTCCTTCGATCCGATAGTCCATCCGATGCGCAGGCCTGGCGCGACAATCTTCGACAAGCTACCAAAATACACGACCCATTCGCGAGCACCAGGTACCTCCTGGCTTAGGGAGAGCAGCGATGGTACCGCTTCACCGGTGAAGCGCAAGTCGCCATAGGGTTCATCTTCAATGAGGATGAACCGATACTTCGCCGATAGTTGCAATAGGGCGAGACGCCGTTCCTGTGAAAGCGTGGCGCCCGTCGGATTGGCGAACGTCGGTACTGTATAGAGGAGCTTTGGCGCCTTCACAGAGCCGGAATCGAGCAGACTTGCGAGATGTTCTGTGTCAATTCCGAACTCATCGACCGGCACGGTTACAATGTTCGCCTGCTGCAGGCGCAAGGCTTGCAACGTTGCCGGATACGCTGGTTGCTCTGTCAGGACAGTGTCGCCCGGCGCAACCAGGATCCGCAACAGCAAGTCAAAGCCT carries:
- a CDS encoding aminotransferase-like domain-containing protein — its product is MYPFTAPYASPTGSPIRELFRYLGEPGMISLAGGYPAVEQFDADGLKRAMDSAWSMPERCLQYGPTDGLCELKDEVIALMRRRGAICSADELLVTTGSQQGFDLLLRILVAPGDTVLTEQPAYPATLQALRLQQANIVTVPVDEFGIDTEHLASLLDSGSVKAPKLLYTVPTFANPTGATLSQERRLALLQLSAKYRFILIEDEPYGDLRFTGEAVPSLLSLSQEVPGAREWVVYFGSLSKIVAPGLRIGWTIGSKEIVRRCIVAKQTIDLCSSPMTQAIAAAYLAQGSLENHLPRITAAYQRKCEVLCDEMSRSLKGLISYHRPQGGMFVWARCETGNSSILLQHAIERRVLFVPGRAFYADRIDNATLRLSYTAPTISEIRTGIHRLAMAMEALSAGAPNRENE